A genomic window from Massilia sp. METH4 includes:
- a CDS encoding ABC transporter ATP-binding protein codes for MANVSIRDLRIVLGAHTVIDALDLDVAAGEFIVLLGPSGCGKSTLLHSIAGLNDAAAGSIRIGNRDMTHADPKDRGIALVFQSYALYPTMNVEANMSFGLRVNGTPKAEIARRVARAAEMLQLGPLLKRKPGELSGGQRQRVAIGRAIVREAGVFLFDEPLSNLDAKLRTELRRELKQLHARLGATMIYVTHDQVEAMTLADRMAVMKGGAIQQFDTPDAIYRAPANLFVAGFLGSPGMNLFHGRIDTVGGVHFRSAHIALDLSRYPFRQQPVHGQPVVLGVRPEDVDVRADGACRAPVTLVEAMGAHRVLWHRFHDRDVAAIVPDTRPGGAFALRPDNISLFDEATTERL; via the coding sequence ATGGCCAATGTCTCCATCCGCGACCTGCGCATCGTGCTGGGCGCCCATACCGTCATCGACGCGCTCGACCTCGACGTCGCGGCGGGCGAATTCATCGTGCTGCTGGGGCCATCCGGCTGCGGCAAGTCGACGCTGCTGCACAGCATCGCGGGGCTGAACGACGCGGCCGCCGGCAGTATCCGCATCGGCAACCGCGACATGACGCATGCCGATCCCAAGGACCGCGGCATCGCACTCGTGTTCCAGTCGTATGCGCTGTACCCGACGATGAACGTGGAAGCGAACATGTCGTTCGGCTTGCGCGTCAACGGCACCCCGAAGGCGGAGATCGCGCGGCGCGTGGCGCGCGCGGCCGAGATGCTGCAACTGGGGCCGCTGCTCAAGCGCAAGCCGGGAGAACTGTCCGGCGGCCAGCGGCAGCGCGTGGCGATCGGCCGCGCGATCGTGCGCGAGGCGGGCGTGTTCCTGTTCGACGAACCGCTGTCGAACCTGGACGCCAAGCTGCGCACCGAGCTGCGGCGCGAACTCAAGCAACTCCACGCGCGGCTGGGCGCCACGATGATCTACGTGACGCACGACCAGGTCGAGGCGATGACCCTGGCGGACCGCATGGCCGTCATGAAAGGCGGCGCGATCCAGCAGTTCGACACGCCGGACGCGATCTACCGCGCGCCGGCGAACCTGTTCGTGGCCGGCTTCCTCGGCTCGCCCGGCATGAACCTGTTCCATGGCCGGATCGACACCGTCGGCGGCGTGCATTTCCGCAGCGCGCACATCGCACTGGACCTGTCGCGCTACCCGTTCCGCCAGCAACCCGTGCACGGCCAGCCCGTGGTGCTGGGCGTGCGGCCGGAAGACGTCGACGTGCGGGCCGACGGCGCGTGCCGCGCTCCCGTCACGCTGGTCGAAGCCATGGGCGCCCACCGCGTGCTGTGGCACCGCTTCCACGACCGCGACGTGGCCGCCATCGTCCCCGACACCCGCCCCGGCGGCGCCTTTGCCCTGCGCCCCGACAACATCTCGCTGTTCGACGAGGCCACCACCGAGCGGTTGTAG
- the rimO gene encoding 30S ribosomal protein S12 methylthiotransferase RimO: protein MQSQPLSRLPKPADGTPAPKVGFVSLGCPKALVDSEQILTQLRAEGYETAKSYDGADLVIVNTCGFIDAAVQESLDAIGEALAENGKVIVTGCLGAKKDADGSDLIQKVHPKVLAVTGPHAVGEVMSQVHTHLPKPHEPFIDLVPPQGVKLTPKHYAYLKISEGCNHRCSFCIIPSMRGDLVSRPIGELMIEAENLFKAGVKELLVISQDTSAYGIDVKFRSGFWNGRPVKTHMTQLTEALGQLAKQYGAWVRLHYVYPYPHVDEIIPMMSGGHVLPYLDIPMQHAHPEVLKRMKRPASGEKNLERILKWRQMNPDLTIRSTFIAGFPGETEAEFEYLLDFLKEAQIDRLGCFAYSPVEGATANDIANPVPEEVREERRGRVMLLQEEISRARLKAKVGKTIKVLIDELTPSGAIGRSAADAPEIDGVVHVKKPFEPHKKLAVGQFFDVDITRADAHDLWGEA, encoded by the coding sequence ATGCAATCTCAGCCACTTTCCCGTCTTCCCAAGCCCGCCGATGGAACGCCAGCGCCCAAGGTGGGGTTCGTCTCGCTCGGCTGCCCGAAGGCGCTGGTCGATTCCGAACAGATCCTCACGCAGCTGCGCGCGGAAGGGTACGAGACCGCCAAGTCGTATGACGGCGCCGACCTCGTCATCGTCAACACGTGCGGCTTCATCGATGCCGCCGTGCAGGAGTCGCTCGACGCGATCGGCGAGGCGCTGGCCGAGAACGGCAAGGTCATCGTGACCGGCTGCCTGGGCGCCAAGAAGGACGCCGATGGCAGCGACCTGATCCAGAAGGTGCACCCGAAGGTGCTGGCCGTGACCGGCCCGCACGCGGTCGGCGAGGTGATGTCGCAGGTGCACACGCACCTGCCGAAACCGCACGAGCCGTTCATCGACCTGGTGCCGCCACAGGGCGTGAAGCTGACCCCGAAGCACTACGCCTACCTGAAGATCTCGGAAGGCTGCAACCACCGCTGCTCGTTCTGCATCATCCCGTCGATGCGCGGCGACCTCGTGTCGCGCCCGATCGGCGAGCTGATGATCGAGGCGGAGAACCTGTTCAAGGCCGGCGTGAAGGAATTGCTGGTGATTTCGCAGGACACGTCGGCCTACGGCATCGACGTGAAATTCCGCTCCGGCTTCTGGAACGGCCGCCCCGTCAAGACGCACATGACGCAGCTGACGGAAGCGCTGGGCCAGCTGGCCAAGCAGTACGGCGCCTGGGTGCGCCTGCACTATGTGTACCCGTACCCGCACGTCGACGAGATCATCCCGATGATGAGCGGCGGTCACGTGCTGCCTTACCTCGACATCCCGATGCAGCACGCCCACCCGGAAGTGTTGAAGCGCATGAAGCGACCGGCGTCCGGCGAGAAGAACCTGGAACGCATCCTGAAGTGGCGCCAGATGAACCCGGACCTGACGATCCGCTCCACCTTCATTGCCGGCTTCCCCGGCGAGACGGAAGCCGAGTTCGAATACCTGCTGGACTTCCTGAAGGAAGCGCAGATCGACCGCCTGGGCTGCTTCGCCTACTCCCCGGTGGAAGGCGCCACCGCCAACGACATCGCCAACCCGGTGCCGGAAGAAGTGCGCGAAGAGCGCCGCGGCCGCGTGATGCTGCTGCAGGAAGAGATCTCGCGCGCCCGCCTGAAGGCCAAGGTCGGCAAGACGATCAAGGTGCTGATCGACGAGCTCACGCCGTCCGGTGCGATCGGCCGCTCGGCCGCCGATGCGCCGGAGATCGACGGCGTGGTGCACGTGAAGAAGCCGTTCGAGCCGCACAAGAAGCTGGCGGTCGGGCAGTTCTTCGATGTCGACATCACGCGGGCGGATGCTCATGATCTCTGGGGGGAAGCCTGA